The sequence TGGCGGTCGAGCGTCGCCCGGAACCGCTCCAGCGCGAGCGAGGCGGACGGGGTGAAGTCGACCAGCAGGTGCGGGTCCTGCCGCCGTTCGCCGAAGGTCCACTCCCAGCGGCCCGCGAAGTCGGAGTGCAGATGCCCCAGCCGCCACGCGATGGTGGTGACCGGTACGACGTCGGGCTCCGGCTCACCGGTGAAGGCGAGGACCTCCTCGACCCGTGCGACGCTGACGCTCCAGTCCTCGGCGATCTTCGCGACGGACATCCCGTCCGCCGCCTGCCGCGCGACCTCCGCGTACTCGCTCGCGGGAATCTCCGGTGCGCCCTTGTCCATGACCCAGTCGCCGGGCCCGTACGCCCGGGGCGTGACCGCCTCCTCCCGGCGCCGGATCGACCAGCTTCCGGGCGCGGGCTCCCACAGGTACTCCTCGTCCCCGAGGCCCCGCAGCCGGACGTCCGCCATCTCCCGTGCCTGATCGAACTGGTCGATCAGGATGCCCAGTCGGTCGGTCCGCGGACCCTGGCCGCTCATCAGCAGCTCCCTCGTCGTGAAGCCGCGGGCGGTCCCCGGCGTCCGGAGGGAAGGTAACGGCTCGCTCCGTGCGACGCGACCGAATTCCCGGAGGCCCCCGGGGCGTCAGGTCACCCCTCGGACTGCTGGGACTCCCGCTTGTACTTCTCCGCCAGCCGGTCCAGCTCACGCATCGCCTGGGCGTGCCCGCTCAGACGCAGACTCACACTGCCGGTCGTGAACAGCGCCGTTCCCACGAGCGCCACCGGGACCGAGAGCCCGAGGACGGCCAAGGCCTCGGGCCAGTCGCGTTCGTTCGCGCAGTAATCCCCCGCTTGAACCCCCTCGTTGGCGGTGCCGCCGTCGGTGAACAGGCGCGCCGAGCAC is a genomic window of Streptomyces sp. YPW6 containing:
- a CDS encoding DinB family protein, with the protein product MSGQGPRTDRLGILIDQFDQAREMADVRLRGLGDEEYLWEPAPGSWSIRRREEAVTPRAYGPGDWVMDKGAPEIPASEYAEVARQAADGMSVAKIAEDWSVSVARVEEVLAFTGEPEPDVVPVTTIAWRLGHLHSDFAGRWEWTFGERRQDPHLLVDFTPSASLALERFRATLDRHRASMGTLTEEQLDTVGLSQYPYGSDPDDAYVGTLANANLELIHHMAEIALLRDLWRARRAGRPSPYA